A window of the Cannabis sativa cultivar Pink pepper isolate KNU-18-1 chromosome X, ASM2916894v1, whole genome shotgun sequence genome harbors these coding sequences:
- the LOC115697888 gene encoding aspartate aminotransferase, cytoplasmic: MRPRFSSFVAHSSSSSSPTDRRLNALARHLIAENSDPSSAMAPVSASPTSASNGLDSVFAHIVQAPEDPILGVTVAYNKDPSPIKMNLGVGAYRTEEGKPVVLNAVRKAEQLLVNDVSRVKEYLPIVGLAEFNKLSAKLILGADSPAIQQNRVTTVQCLSGTGSLRVGGEFLAKHYHERTILIPQPTWGNHIKVFNLSGLNVKFYRYYDPETRGLNFQGLLEDFESAPSGSIVLLHACAHNPTGVDPTPDQWDQIKQLIRSKSLLPFFDSAYQGFASGSLDADAQPIRMFAADGGELLVAQSYAKNMGLYGERVGALTIVCKAADVASRVESQLKLVIRPMYSNPPIHGASIVATILRDRNLYDEWTVELKAMADRIISMRQQLFDAIQSRGTPGDWSHIIKQIGMFTFTGLNSQQVAFMTKEYHIYMTSDGRISMAGLSSRTVPHLADAIHAAVTGGV, translated from the exons ATGCGCCCAAGGTTTTCATCATTTGTCGCCcacagttcttcttcttcttcacccaCTGATCGGAGACTAAACGCTTTAGCTCGACACTTGATTGCTGAGAACTCCGATCCTTCTTCTGCCATGGCTCCTGTCTCTGCTTCTCCTACTTCTGCTTCCAATGGCCTCGATTCAGTCTTCGCTCACATTGTTCAAGCACCTGAAGATCCTATTCTCGGG GTGACTGTTGCCTACAACAAAGACCCAAGCCCGATTAAAATGAATTTGGGAGTTGGAGCTTATAGAACCGAG GAAGGGAAACCTGTTGTACTGAATGCCGTGAGGAAAGCAGAACAGCTGCTTGTTAACGACGT TTCACGTGTGAAGGAGTATCTTCCTATTGTTGGACTTGCGGAATTCAATAAATTAAGTGCTAAGCTCATTCTTGGTGCTGATAG CCCTGCAATTCAGCAGAACAGGGTGACTACTGTTCAGTGTTTATCCGGAACTGGCTCGCTGAGAGTTGGTGGTGAATTTTTGGCTAAGCACTACCATGAA CGGACTATTCTCATACCCCAGCCAACATGGGGAAACCACATAAAAGTTTTCAATTTGTCAGGATTAAATGTGAAATTCTACCGATATTATGATCCAGAAACACGTGGACTCAATTTCCAAG GTCTGTTAGAGGACTTTGAATCTGCGCCTTCTGGATCTATTGTACTGCTTCATGCATGTGCTCATAACCCTACTGGTGTTGATCCAACCCCTGATCAGTGGGATCAGATCAAGCAACTGATTAGGTCAAAATCATTATTGCCTTTCTTTGACAGTGCTTATCAG GGTTTCGCTAGTGGGAGTCTGGATGCAGATGCACAGCCAATTCGTATGTTTGCCGCTGATGGTGGTGAATTACTTGTAGCTCAGAGTTATGCCAAGAACATGGGTCTCTATGGGGAACGTGTTGGCGCGCTTACTATT GTCTGTAAGGCAGCAGATGTAGCAAGCAGGGTTGAAAGCCAGCTGAAACTTGTGATTAGACCCATGTATTCCAACCCACCCATTCATGGTGCATCTATTGTGGCTACCATCCTCAGAGATAG GAACTTATACGATGAATGGACTGTTGAGCTGAAGGCTATGGCTGACAGGATCATTAGCATGCGCCAGCAGCTTTTTGATGCCATACAATCTAGAG GCACACCTGGTGACTGGAGTCACATCATCAAACAGATTGGAATGTTTACTTTCACTGGATTGAATTCTCAACAAGTTGCCTTCATGACTAAAGAATATCACATATACATGACATCCGATGG GCGAATTAGCATGGCTGGTCTGAGCTCCAGAACAGTTCCTCATCTTGCAGATGCCATACATGCTGCCGTCACTGGTGGCGTTTAG